DNA from Rhizobacter sp. J219:
GCGCTGCAAATGGAGGGCAGCAACACGGCCAAGGTCGGACCCAAGCTTGCGATGATCCGCGACCTGTTCACGCCCAAGGCGTCGCCGCTGGCCGTGGCGACGGCAAAGCCCGTGGCGGCACCAAAGCCCTCCGCCGCGCCCCCCGCGCCAGCACCGGCACCGGCGACCGTGACCGCGAAGGCCACCCCTGCACCTGCTGCACCGCCGGCCCCTGCGAAGCCCGCCACGCCCGCGACCGGCGACGCCGTACAAGAGGCCGAGGTGGCCGTGCAGGCCTGGGCCAATGCCTGGAGTCGCAAGGACGTCGATGCCTACCTCGCCGCCTACATCCCCACCTTCACTGGCGGCAAGAACCGCAAGGCCTGGGAAGGCGAGCGCCGCGCCCGCATCGAGGGCAAGCGCAGCATCTCGGTCACGCTCAGCGACGTCGAGACCCGCATGCAGGGCGACAAGGCCATCGTGCAGTTCCGCCAGCAGTACAGCGCCGATGCGCTGAAGGTCTCCAGCCGCAAGACGCTTGAACTGGTGAAGGTCTCCGGCCGCTGGCTGATCCAGAAGGAAAGCACCGGCTCGTGAGCCCCGCGGGACAGGCCCTTCTCACCCGGTTCGCGCACAAGGCCAGGTTCAGCGCAGCCGTCATGGCCACGTGTGCCCTCGCGGCCCCGTTGGCGACGCTTGCCGCCTCGCCGCCGCCGGCCAAGAGCAGCCTGGCCCCGGCGCGGCATGCCTCGCCGGAAGCCCGGCTCATCGAGGTCTACCGCCTGATCCGCGCCGGCGACACTCGACAAGCCCT
Protein-coding regions in this window:
- a CDS encoding tetratricopeptide repeat protein produces the protein MAIAAVLTFATSAQADEYTEVDRLFSTGQWAEAVHKADQFLASHPRDARMRFLKGLAVAEQGKSVEATAIFVKLTEDFPELPEPYNNLAVLYSKQGQYDQARRALEAAIRTNPSYATAYENLGDVYAKLASQAYSKALQMEGSNTAKVGPKLAMIRDLFTPKASPLAVATAKPVAAPKPSAAPPAPAPAPATVTAKATPAPAAPPAPAKPATPATGDAVQEAEVAVQAWANAWSRKDVDAYLAAYIPTFTGGKNRKAWEGERRARIEGKRSISVTLSDVETRMQGDKAIVQFRQQYSADALKVSSRKTLELVKVSGRWLIQKESTGS